In Blastopirellula sediminis, the following proteins share a genomic window:
- a CDS encoding VCBS repeat-containing protein, with protein sequence MLRTPCFLLVACCTFSAFAGDLRFEEQELPTKLGVGYAVRVLDMNGDQKLDIAIVDSQRVLWLENPTWKEHIITDEKQTKADNVCFAPTDIDGDGLIDFAIGADWQFNNTRGGATLQWATREGAEQGPWKVFSLPADPTLHRINFADVIGDERPELIVAPLKGRNTDGPEFAENGIRLMALSIPADPEKEPWPQTLITDKLHVAHNFYPTDMNGDGRDDLLVASFEGVTLVEREGDAWKSTLIGAGEQERPYPARGASEVKRGKLADGSDYVATIEPWHGDRVVVYTKPKDAPLRSLWKRHVLDAELKWGHAVWCANMDDDADEELVIGVRDDVGDNTRRGLRIYDPVNAAEGQWRRTVVDPGGVAIEDLTVGDMDGDGRNDVVAVGRQTHNVRIYWNKTQTDR encoded by the coding sequence ATGCTCCGCACCCCCTGCTTTCTGCTAGTCGCCTGCTGTACTTTCTCCGCTTTTGCCGGCGATCTTCGCTTTGAAGAACAAGAGTTGCCGACCAAACTGGGCGTCGGTTACGCCGTACGGGTCCTCGACATGAACGGCGACCAGAAGCTCGACATCGCGATCGTCGATTCGCAGCGCGTCTTGTGGCTCGAGAACCCGACCTGGAAAGAGCACATCATCACCGATGAAAAGCAAACCAAGGCCGACAACGTTTGCTTCGCGCCGACCGACATCGACGGCGACGGGCTGATCGACTTCGCGATCGGCGCCGATTGGCAGTTCAACAACACCCGCGGCGGCGCGACGTTACAATGGGCGACCCGCGAAGGAGCGGAGCAGGGCCCCTGGAAGGTTTTCTCGCTGCCGGCCGATCCGACGCTCCACCGGATCAACTTCGCCGACGTGATTGGTGACGAACGCCCTGAACTGATCGTCGCTCCGCTGAAAGGTCGCAACACCGATGGGCCGGAGTTCGCGGAGAATGGCATTCGCCTGATGGCGCTTTCGATTCCGGCCGACCCGGAAAAGGAACCTTGGCCGCAAACGTTGATCACCGACAAGCTGCATGTCGCGCACAACTTTTACCCGACCGACATGAACGGCGATGGCCGCGACGATCTGCTGGTCGCCAGCTTTGAAGGAGTGACGCTGGTCGAACGCGAAGGAGACGCGTGGAAGTCGACGTTGATCGGCGCCGGCGAACAAGAGCGTCCCTATCCGGCGCGCGGCGCCAGCGAAGTGAAACGCGGCAAGCTGGCCGATGGAAGTGACTACGTCGCGACGATCGAACCTTGGCATGGCGATCGAGTCGTCGTCTACACCAAACCGAAGGACGCTCCGCTTCGTTCTCTCTGGAAGCGGCATGTGCTCGATGCCGAACTGAAGTGGGGACACGCCGTCTGGTGCGCGAACATGGACGACGACGCTGACGAAGAGCTCGTCATCGGCGTGCGCGACGACGTCGGCGACAACACGCGTCGCGGTCTCCGCATCTACGATCCGGTCAATGCCGCCGAAGGCCAGTGGCGGCGCACTGTCGTCGATCCCGGCGGCGTCGCGATCGAAGATCTGACCGTCGGCGACATGGACGGCGACGGGCGCAACGACGTGGTTGCCGTGGGGCGACAGACGCACAATGTGCGGATCTACTGGAACAAAACTCAGACCGACCGGTAG
- a CDS encoding Gfo/Idh/MocA family protein, with protein sequence MSKVRWGVLSTAKIGTKKVIPGMQNGAYCEVAAIASRNLAKARAAASELGIAKAYGSYEALLEDPEIDAIYNPLPNHMHVPWSIKAIEAGKHVLCEKPIGLTADEGQKLLDAARKHPQLRVMEAFMYRHHPQWQKARDIVRDGGIGQPVSIQTWFSYYNDDAGDIRNQPEFGGGALMDIGCYPISLSRFIFEGEPRRVMASVTIDEQFKTDTVTSAIIDFGGITSTFTCSTKSAPYQRVHIFGTTGRVEIKIPFNAPPDEPCILYHETADEIQELKLPIADQYTIQGDLMSKAILDESPVPTPLADAVANMRVIEAIFRSGKSGKWETITKEPSE encoded by the coding sequence ATGAGCAAAGTTCGCTGGGGCGTTCTTAGTACGGCGAAAATTGGCACGAAGAAGGTGATTCCCGGGATGCAAAACGGCGCCTACTGCGAAGTAGCCGCGATCGCATCCCGCAACCTGGCGAAGGCCCGTGCGGCTGCTAGCGAATTGGGAATCGCCAAAGCGTACGGTTCGTACGAAGCGCTGCTGGAAGATCCCGAAATCGACGCGATCTACAATCCGCTGCCGAATCACATGCACGTGCCGTGGTCGATCAAGGCGATCGAAGCCGGCAAGCACGTCTTGTGCGAAAAGCCGATCGGCCTGACCGCCGACGAAGGGCAGAAGCTGCTCGACGCCGCGCGCAAACATCCGCAGCTCCGCGTGATGGAAGCGTTCATGTACCGCCATCATCCGCAGTGGCAGAAGGCGCGCGACATCGTCCGCGACGGCGGCATCGGACAACCGGTTTCGATTCAAACCTGGTTCTCGTACTACAACGACGACGCCGGCGACATCCGCAATCAGCCGGAGTTTGGCGGCGGCGCCTTGATGGACATCGGCTGCTATCCGATCTCGCTGTCGCGGTTCATCTTTGAAGGGGAACCGCGCCGCGTGATGGCCAGCGTCACGATCGACGAACAGTTCAAGACCGACACCGTCACCTCGGCGATCATCGACTTCGGCGGCATCACCAGCACGTTCACGTGCAGCACGAAGTCGGCGCCGTACCAACGGGTACATATCTTCGGCACGACCGGCCGCGTTGAAATCAAGATTCCGTTCAACGCCCCGCCGGACGAACCGTGCATCCTCTACCACGAAACGGCCGACGAAATCCAAGAGCTGAAACTGCCGATTGCCGATCAATACACGATCCAGGGCGATCTGATGTCGAAGGCGATCCTCGACGAATCGCCGGTCCCGACTCCGCTGGCCGACGCCGTCGCCAACATGCGCGTCATCGAAGCGATCTTTCGCAGCGGCAAAAGCGGCAAGTGGGAAACGATCACCAAAGAGCCGTCCGAGTAA
- a CDS encoding HlyD family secretion protein, whose amino-acid sequence MDLLILLTYGAFAIGAFKLFRIPVNGYTIVTAVLGGVGLLAAIVATMNYNHPYSRIGRFYYHTTPIVPNVKGTVIEVAVHDAQEVKAGDVLFKIDPTSYQAIVDQKQALLAAAERRFEQAKANLTGIEEAVHAAEADRDAAKDIYDRDTKLRQSNTVSEQAYEQARQAYLGSVALVSRAQAQLADAKLEVDATINGFTPEVAEAKAALAAAQFDLDSTIVRAPTDGRVLQVFVRPGMMATPLPLRPVLIFRHAEPRLFVASFLQNSAQRIKVGDEAEVAFPAAPGYIFPGKVVMIGTAIAQGQLQPTGTVMDAEQIVGEGRLNVTIEFEESEFDGFEIADGFTGETAVYSDHMEGMAVMRRVLLRMKSWTNFVFSDGHEMPPGEH is encoded by the coding sequence ATGGACCTGCTCATCTTGTTGACGTACGGCGCCTTCGCCATTGGAGCGTTCAAGCTCTTCCGAATTCCGGTCAATGGCTACACGATCGTCACCGCCGTCTTGGGCGGAGTCGGGCTGTTGGCGGCGATCGTCGCGACCATGAACTACAACCATCCCTACTCGCGCATCGGCCGCTTCTACTACCATACGACTCCAATCGTGCCAAACGTCAAAGGTACGGTGATCGAGGTCGCGGTTCATGACGCCCAAGAGGTGAAAGCGGGAGACGTTCTCTTCAAAATTGATCCCACTTCGTACCAGGCGATCGTCGATCAAAAACAGGCCCTCCTCGCGGCGGCCGAGCGGCGGTTTGAACAAGCGAAGGCTAACCTGACCGGCATCGAAGAAGCGGTCCATGCGGCCGAAGCGGATCGGGACGCCGCCAAGGACATCTACGATCGCGATACGAAACTGCGGCAGTCCAATACCGTCTCGGAGCAAGCGTATGAGCAGGCGCGTCAGGCCTATCTCGGCTCGGTCGCCCTGGTAAGTCGGGCGCAGGCGCAACTCGCCGACGCCAAGCTGGAAGTCGATGCGACCATCAACGGCTTCACGCCGGAAGTCGCCGAGGCGAAAGCGGCGCTCGCCGCGGCTCAGTTCGATCTCGACTCGACGATCGTTCGCGCGCCGACCGACGGCCGCGTGCTGCAAGTCTTCGTTCGCCCCGGCATGATGGCGACGCCGCTGCCGCTGCGACCGGTGCTGATCTTTCGCCATGCCGAGCCGCGGCTGTTCGTCGCGTCATTCCTGCAAAACAGTGCGCAGCGAATCAAAGTGGGAGACGAGGCCGAGGTCGCATTTCCAGCCGCTCCCGGCTACATCTTTCCAGGCAAAGTGGTCATGATCGGAACCGCGATCGCCCAAGGACAATTGCAACCGACCGGCACCGTCATGGATGCGGAGCAAATCGTCGGAGAGGGACGCCTGAACGTGACGATCGAGTTCGAGGAGAGCGAATTCGACGGGTTTGAAATCGCCGACGGCTTCACCGGCGAAACGGCGGTCTACAGCGACCACATGGAGGGAATGGCAGTCATGCGGCGCGTGCTCTTGCGGATGAAATCGTGGACGAACTTCGTCTTTTCCGACGGGCACGAAATGCCGCCGGGCGAGCACTGA
- a CDS encoding DUF3302 domain-containing protein: protein MDALSWFALGIIFFVLLALVYGFIALHDVPYNIAKARNHPHQDAIHAGGWISLFTLHAIWPFLWIWAYSYDPETGYLGRKAEEEDVAAKRELADALKSEAESQRKHAETLEALERRIVELEQRLTDQATSQSAKSEREEG from the coding sequence ATGGACGCGCTTAGCTGGTTTGCACTGGGGATTATCTTCTTCGTGCTGCTTGCGCTGGTATACGGATTCATCGCGCTGCACGATGTCCCCTACAACATCGCCAAGGCGCGGAATCATCCGCATCAGGATGCGATTCATGCCGGGGGCTGGATCAGTCTCTTTACCCTCCACGCCATCTGGCCATTCCTTTGGATCTGGGCCTACTCGTACGATCCGGAGACCGGGTATCTCGGCCGTAAAGCCGAGGAAGAGGATGTCGCCGCAAAAAGAGAACTTGCCGACGCTCTCAAGTCGGAAGCGGAGAGCCAACGAAAACATGCGGAAACGCTGGAGGCGCTCGAGCGGCGGATTGTGGAACTCGAACAGCGCTTGACCGACCAGGCGACTTCGCAGTCGGCCAAGTCGGAACGGGAGGAGGGGTAA
- a CDS encoding alpha-keto acid decarboxylase family protein, with amino-acid sequence MAHSSSSVAGLSIGQYLIRRLQDYGLQDIFGIPGDYILSFYSMLEKSPINMVGCTREDCAGFAADAYARVHGMGAVCVTYCVGGLSICNSIAGAYAEKSPVVVLTGSPGLRERINNPLLHHMVREFSTQKDVFEKLCVAGAELVDPVTAFREIDRVLDAAARFKRPVYIELPRDMVNVVPHISHTFQEPTTTSDPQALEEASAEAARLIAAAERPMIIAGVELHRFALQDELTTLAEATGIPVAATMLGKSVIRETHPLYVGLYEGAMGREEVTKFVEDSDLILLLGTFMTDINLGIFTANLDPSKCVYATSEQLRVRHHHYHGVTLPDFMRALAAQKPHPPKRAIPPGLAMKQQPVGEVTDEQLTIRRMVPMINELLDDDVIVVADIGDSLFSATELVTRGRSEFISPAYYTSMGFAVPATLGVQTAKPKARVLSIIGDGAFQMTGMELSTIVRHGYDPVIIVLDNHGYGTERWLHAGDWEYNEIHPWKYSKLPDVLGGGTGYEVRTEKEFHKALHSAWNDREGMSVIHVHLSDQDASETLNRLASRMGRNI; translated from the coding sequence ATGGCGCACAGCAGTAGCAGCGTGGCCGGTTTATCGATCGGCCAGTACCTCATCCGCCGGTTGCAGGACTACGGCCTGCAGGACATCTTCGGCATCCCGGGAGACTACATTCTCTCGTTCTATTCGATGCTGGAGAAAAGTCCGATCAACATGGTCGGCTGTACGCGTGAAGACTGCGCCGGTTTCGCCGCCGACGCCTATGCCCGCGTTCATGGCATGGGCGCCGTTTGCGTCACCTACTGCGTCGGCGGACTCAGCATCTGTAACTCCATCGCCGGCGCCTATGCCGAAAAGTCGCCGGTCGTCGTCCTTACCGGTTCTCCAGGCCTACGCGAGCGGATCAACAATCCGCTGCTGCACCACATGGTCCGCGAGTTCAGCACGCAAAAGGACGTCTTTGAAAAACTGTGCGTCGCCGGCGCCGAACTGGTCGACCCGGTTACCGCGTTTCGCGAGATCGATCGCGTCCTGGACGCCGCCGCTCGGTTCAAACGACCGGTCTATATCGAACTGCCGCGCGACATGGTCAACGTCGTGCCGCACATCAGCCATACGTTCCAGGAACCGACCACGACTAGCGATCCGCAAGCGCTTGAAGAAGCGTCGGCCGAAGCGGCTCGCTTGATCGCCGCGGCCGAGCGTCCGATGATCATCGCCGGCGTCGAACTGCATCGCTTCGCCCTCCAAGACGAACTGACCACTCTGGCCGAAGCGACCGGCATCCCGGTCGCGGCGACGATGCTCGGCAAAAGCGTCATCCGCGAAACGCATCCGCTCTACGTCGGTCTCTACGAAGGCGCCATGGGGCGCGAAGAGGTGACGAAGTTCGTCGAGGATAGCGATTTGATTCTGCTCCTCGGGACGTTCATGACCGACATCAACCTGGGGATCTTTACCGCCAATCTTGATCCGTCGAAGTGCGTCTACGCGACCAGCGAACAGCTCCGCGTGCGGCATCATCATTATCATGGCGTGACCCTGCCTGACTTCATGCGGGCCCTCGCCGCCCAAAAACCGCATCCGCCGAAACGGGCGATTCCGCCAGGTCTGGCGATGAAGCAGCAGCCGGTCGGCGAAGTGACCGACGAGCAGCTGACGATTCGCCGGATGGTGCCGATGATCAACGAACTGCTCGACGACGACGTGATTGTGGTCGCCGACATCGGCGACTCTCTCTTCTCGGCGACCGAACTGGTCACCCGCGGACGATCCGAATTCATCAGCCCCGCCTATTACACGTCGATGGGTTTCGCCGTCCCGGCGACGCTTGGCGTGCAAACGGCCAAACCGAAGGCCCGCGTCCTTTCGATCATCGGCGACGGGGCGTTCCAGATGACAGGGATGGAATTGTCGACGATCGTCCGTCACGGCTACGATCCGGTGATCATCGTGCTCGACAATCATGGCTACGGGACCGAACGTTGGCTCCATGCCGGGGATTGGGAATACAACGAAATCCATCCCTGGAAATACAGCAAACTCCCCGACGTCCTCGGCGGCGGCACCGGTTACGAAGTCCGCACCGAAAAAGAGTTCCACAAAGCGCTCCACAGCGCCTGGAACGATCGTGAAGGCATGAGCGTGATCCACGTTCACCTGTCGGACCAAGACGCCAGCGAAACGTTGAACCGACTCGCATCGCGCATGGGCCGCAACATCTAA
- a CDS encoding P-II family nitrogen regulator yields the protein MKLVIAIIQPSRLEAVKEALTEVEVFRLTVMDCQGFGRQKGQTEVYRGHEFTINLLRKVQLQIAVNEEFVEPTVDAIVKGARSGEKGEIGDGKIFILPMDECVRIRTGERGPDAI from the coding sequence ATGAAACTGGTCATCGCCATCATTCAGCCCAGCCGCTTGGAAGCGGTCAAAGAAGCGCTCACCGAAGTCGAAGTCTTTCGACTCACCGTGATGGATTGCCAGGGCTTTGGACGCCAAAAAGGACAGACCGAAGTTTATCGCGGGCACGAGTTCACCATCAATCTGCTCCGCAAGGTGCAACTGCAAATCGCGGTGAACGAAGAGTTTGTCGAACCGACTGTCGATGCGATCGTCAAAGGCGCGCGGAGCGGCGAAAAGGGAGAGATCGGCGACGGCAAGATCTTCATTTTGCCGATGGACGAATGCGTCCGCATTCGCACCGGCGAACGAGGCCCCGACGCCATTTAA
- a CDS encoding TlpA family protein disulfide reductase, whose product MTQSDEHHLGPERSGEKWISTAVTAILFAVLIGLCVILVIRAMQPPPQQSHPWVGQQLSAVEFLPLLNTEQTITAASLQGKVTLINYWGPWCPPCLAELPGLVRLSRDLKEEAEFQFIPVSCSRDSLGGRENMTELAGDSADILQRINVIGLPVYADATGVSRTELNSFASFAAYPTTILVDRNGVIQRVWVGAYDMDVFRDAVELELSKG is encoded by the coding sequence ATGACGCAATCCGACGAACATCACCTCGGGCCTGAACGTTCAGGCGAAAAATGGATCAGCACGGCGGTTACCGCCATCTTATTCGCGGTGCTGATCGGGCTCTGCGTGATTCTGGTGATTCGTGCGATGCAGCCGCCGCCGCAGCAATCGCATCCCTGGGTCGGCCAGCAACTGTCCGCGGTCGAGTTCCTGCCGCTGCTCAACACCGAGCAAACGATCACCGCCGCCAGTCTGCAGGGCAAAGTGACGCTGATCAATTACTGGGGACCATGGTGTCCGCCGTGTCTGGCCGAACTGCCCGGTCTGGTTCGTCTCAGCCGCGACTTGAAAGAGGAAGCGGAGTTTCAGTTCATCCCGGTCTCTTGCTCGCGCGACTCGCTCGGAGGTCGCGAAAACATGACCGAACTGGCGGGCGACTCGGCCGACATCCTCCAAAGGATCAACGTCATCGGCTTGCCGGTTTACGCCGATGCGACCGGCGTCTCGCGTACCGAACTCAATTCGTTCGCTTCGTTCGCCGCTTATCCCACAACGATCCTGGTCGACCGCAACGGCGTCATCCAGCGCGTCTGGGTCGGCGCGTACGACATGGACGTCTTTCGCGACGCGGTCGAACTGGAATTGAGCAAGGGCTAA
- the cyaB gene encoding class IV adenylate cyclase — MKFEVELKFPVDDLRRVEAALAGLGAEIDIPVKQSDFYYGHPSRDFAQTDEALRIRKVGSKNIITYKGPKIDATTKTRREIEVPLVSGSEGAANIIKMLESLGFSQVAEVTKNRRKANLNFADQQVEVALDEVKGLGEFVELEISTDEAGVDAARTVINQLAEKLGLSGSERRSYLELILEA, encoded by the coding sequence ATGAAGTTCGAAGTCGAATTGAAGTTTCCGGTCGATGATCTCCGTCGCGTCGAAGCGGCGTTGGCAGGTCTCGGCGCGGAAATCGATATCCCGGTCAAACAGTCCGATTTTTACTATGGGCACCCGTCGCGCGACTTCGCGCAAACCGACGAGGCGCTCCGGATTCGCAAAGTCGGCAGCAAGAATATCATCACCTACAAAGGCCCCAAGATCGACGCGACGACCAAGACGCGCCGCGAGATCGAAGTGCCGCTCGTTTCCGGCTCGGAAGGGGCGGCCAACATTATCAAAATGTTGGAGTCGCTCGGCTTTTCGCAAGTCGCCGAGGTGACCAAAAACCGCCGTAAAGCGAATCTCAACTTCGCCGACCAGCAGGTCGAAGTCGCGCTGGACGAGGTGAAGGGGCTGGGCGAATTTGTCGAACTCGAAATCTCGACCGACGAGGCGGGAGTCGACGCCGCTCGGACGGTGATCAACCAACTGGCCGAGAAACTGGGCCTCTCCGGCAGCGAACGCCGCAGCTACCTGGAATTGATCCTGGAAGCGTAG